One stretch of Clavibacter californiensis DNA includes these proteins:
- a CDS encoding class I SAM-dependent methyltransferase — protein MSDARDSASAADDLLDLGALRRRPDVEAENLFAVDAADRLLLDELVALLAAAADAGRPVRPEELVVIGDQYGALALGAAAALRRAGAPDPVRIRVHQDALASETALRLNAELIGETAEIAHHGLDDALAADARVVIARLPRSLDALDEWAGVVARAAADDVTVLAGGRVKHMTPAMTDVLRRRFGEVHATLARQKSRILVAREPLSATDAADAYPRHESHPDLGLEVRAHGAAFAGARIDIGTRFLLSFLPDLPAGATTAVDLGCGTGVIASAVALARPDLRVIATDQSWAAVDSARATVAANGLADRVTVVRDDAGSTVPDGSADLVLLNPPFHTGATVHAGLAPRLFAAAARMLRPGGELWTVYNSPLGYRPQLTRIVGPTREAGRNAKFTVAVSTKPESRA, from the coding sequence GTGAGCGACGCTCGCGACTCCGCATCCGCCGCCGACGACCTGCTCGACCTCGGCGCGCTCCGCCGCCGCCCGGACGTCGAGGCCGAGAACCTCTTCGCCGTGGACGCCGCCGACCGGTTGCTCCTCGACGAGCTGGTCGCGCTGCTCGCCGCCGCGGCCGACGCGGGCCGCCCGGTGCGGCCCGAGGAGCTCGTCGTGATCGGCGACCAGTACGGCGCCCTCGCGCTGGGCGCTGCCGCCGCGCTGCGTCGAGCGGGGGCGCCGGATCCCGTGCGCATCCGCGTGCACCAGGACGCCCTCGCCTCCGAGACCGCGCTCCGCCTCAACGCGGAGCTGATCGGCGAGACCGCCGAGATCGCCCACCACGGGCTGGACGACGCGCTCGCCGCGGACGCCCGCGTTGTCATCGCGCGCCTGCCCCGCAGCCTCGACGCCCTCGACGAGTGGGCCGGTGTGGTCGCGCGCGCCGCCGCCGACGACGTGACCGTGCTCGCCGGCGGCCGCGTCAAGCACATGACCCCCGCGATGACCGACGTGCTCCGCCGCCGCTTCGGCGAGGTGCACGCCACACTCGCGCGGCAGAAGTCGCGGATCCTCGTCGCGCGCGAGCCGCTCTCCGCGACCGACGCCGCCGACGCCTACCCCCGCCACGAGTCGCACCCCGACCTCGGCCTCGAGGTGCGCGCGCACGGCGCCGCGTTCGCGGGCGCCCGCATCGACATCGGAACGCGCTTCCTCCTCTCCTTCCTGCCCGACCTGCCCGCTGGCGCGACGACCGCCGTCGACCTCGGCTGCGGCACGGGCGTCATCGCGTCGGCCGTCGCGCTCGCCCGGCCGGACCTCCGCGTGATCGCGACCGACCAGTCGTGGGCGGCCGTCGACTCGGCGCGCGCGACCGTCGCCGCCAACGGGCTCGCGGACCGGGTGACCGTGGTGCGCGACGACGCCGGATCCACCGTCCCCGACGGATCCGCCGACCTCGTGCTCCTGAACCCGCCGTTCCACACGGGCGCCACCGTGCACGCGGGCCTCGCGCCGCGCCTGTTCGCCGCCGCGGCCCGCATGCTCCGCCCCGGCGGCGAGCTCTGGACGGTCTACAACAGCCCGCTCGGCTACCGGCCGCAGCTCACGCGCATCGTCGGCCCCACGCGCGAGGCGGGTCGGAACGCGAAGTTCACGGTCGCCGTCTCGACGAAGCCCGAGTCGCGGGCCTAG
- a CDS encoding DUF1905 domain-containing protein: protein MPTFRTRVMQARVNATGLPVPPEALDELGAGKRPAVVVTVAGYTYRTSVGAMGGQHLIPLSAAHRAASGVAADDEVEVTIELDAQPREAVIPDEVAAAFAAEPALADAFGVLSSSRQRALVDPIAEAKTAETRARRVEKALDALRA, encoded by the coding sequence ATGCCCACCTTCCGCACCCGCGTCATGCAGGCCCGCGTCAACGCGACCGGGCTGCCCGTGCCGCCGGAGGCGCTCGACGAGCTGGGTGCCGGGAAGCGGCCCGCGGTCGTCGTCACCGTCGCGGGCTACACGTACCGCACGAGCGTCGGCGCGATGGGCGGACAGCACCTCATCCCGCTGAGCGCCGCGCATCGCGCCGCGTCGGGGGTCGCCGCCGACGACGAGGTCGAGGTGACCATCGAGCTCGACGCGCAGCCCCGCGAGGCCGTGATCCCGGACGAGGTCGCCGCCGCCTTCGCCGCGGAGCCCGCCCTGGCTGACGCGTTCGGCGTGCTCTCGTCGAGCAGGCAGCGCGCCCTCGTGGATCCGATCGCCGAGGCGAAGACCGCCGAGACCCGCGCGCGTCGCGTCGAGAAGGCGCTCGACGCGTTGCGCGCCTGA
- a CDS encoding helix-turn-helix domain-containing protein, whose amino-acid sequence MGADDEGPTGVHCRLDELLAARGMTLTRLSAIVGVSQVNLSILKNDRARAIRYSTLVAVCRALECEIGDLLVLDPPAA is encoded by the coding sequence ATGGGCGCGGACGACGAGGGCCCCACCGGCGTCCACTGCCGCCTCGACGAGCTGCTCGCGGCGCGCGGCATGACGCTCACGCGGCTGAGCGCGATCGTCGGCGTGAGCCAGGTCAACCTGTCGATCCTGAAGAACGACCGCGCCCGCGCGATCCGCTACTCGACCCTCGTCGCGGTCTGCCGCGCGCTGGAGTGCGAGATCGGCGACCTGCTGGTGCTGGATCCGCCGGCGGCCTGA
- a CDS encoding BLUF domain-containing protein, with protein sequence MRTTVYTSTATRQMTDDELGELLGQCIRNNEQAGLTGLLLHRDGTFMQVLEGPHDAVESVFAAIEADERHTDVRLLLDEEIPARQFPAWSMGFRTVDDATLRQLRGYDDFLDRPASAAARPDAPSRARWLLEWFRTHPA encoded by the coding sequence ATGCGGACGACCGTCTACACGAGCACGGCCACACGGCAGATGACCGACGACGAGCTGGGCGAGCTCCTCGGCCAGTGCATCCGCAACAACGAGCAGGCCGGCCTCACGGGCCTGCTGCTGCACCGTGACGGCACGTTCATGCAGGTGCTCGAGGGCCCGCACGACGCCGTCGAGTCGGTGTTCGCCGCCATCGAGGCCGATGAGCGGCACACCGACGTGCGGCTGCTGCTCGACGAGGAGATCCCCGCCCGGCAGTTCCCCGCCTGGTCGATGGGCTTCCGCACGGTCGACGACGCGACCCTCCGCCAGCTCCGCGGCTACGACGACTTCCTCGACCGCCCGGCGTCCGCCGCGGCGCGTCCGGACGCGCCGTCCCGCGCCCGCTGGCTGCTGGAGTGGTTTCGAACGCACCCGGCGTGA
- a CDS encoding 2'-5' RNA ligase family protein: MDHDDHTAHALAAPDTAPASASRVEVRPSLLPRDDSDPYRYGIFLRPDARTCRAVTVVTDQIRAQYGLVSAGAFPPHATLIGSQPFGHDEARVIEAVTELLADRPAFPVHNAGVREHGFGFVYDVDGLPDGSQNAELLALAADIDRVAAPFRRPMDSPEHHSFDPARFRAHLSLASHDLLVRPDLHDEVGAFIRELDEPVPTGFVGDTVVMYRTASPDWSGRWWNTLTWEHVRTWTLGGGSH, from the coding sequence ATGGACCACGACGACCACACCGCACACGCGCTCGCCGCCCCCGACACCGCGCCCGCGTCGGCCAGCCGGGTCGAGGTGCGCCCGTCGCTGCTCCCCCGCGACGACAGCGACCCCTACCGCTACGGGATCTTCCTCCGCCCCGACGCGCGCACCTGCCGGGCCGTGACCGTCGTCACCGACCAGATCCGCGCGCAGTACGGCCTCGTGTCCGCCGGCGCCTTCCCCCCGCACGCGACGCTCATCGGGAGCCAGCCGTTCGGGCACGACGAGGCGCGGGTGATCGAGGCGGTCACCGAGCTCCTCGCCGACCGCCCCGCGTTCCCCGTGCACAACGCAGGCGTCCGCGAGCACGGCTTCGGCTTCGTCTACGACGTGGACGGCCTGCCGGACGGCAGCCAGAACGCCGAGCTGCTCGCGCTCGCGGCGGACATCGACCGCGTCGCGGCCCCGTTCCGGCGTCCCATGGACTCCCCCGAGCACCACTCGTTCGACCCCGCGCGCTTCCGGGCGCACCTCTCGCTCGCCTCGCACGACCTCCTCGTCCGCCCCGACCTGCACGACGAGGTCGGCGCCTTCATCCGCGAGCTCGACGAGCCCGTGCCGACCGGCTTCGTCGGCGACACGGTCGTCATGTACCGCACCGCGAGCCCGGACTGGTCCGGCCGCTGGTGGAACACCCTCACCTGGGAGCACGTGCGCACCTGGACGCTCGGCGGCGGCTCGCACTGA
- a CDS encoding LacI family DNA-binding transcriptional regulator: MSRPGAAPTIHDVAARAGVSKSVVSRALSGAPGVAPATQQTVRDAAAALGYVANAHARGMSAHRTHTLGVLVRDASTPFYGHLLTALQQRASERGYRVVTATGFGAFDVMEERKALETLVSLQVEGLIVCSGALPVADILPSALRIPTVVAGRPEVDASLSSVYCDETAGGRGLADHVASLGHRRVAVLTLPPAISLTMSARTLAMLDRLRELGLDAVHVRGEEHRGGHIEGADGIAQAIVDAGGVTAIMTPSDGWALAILDGLGRRGITAPDSVSITGYDGLPPFTSALLDFTTWRQPIPVIGALAVDAVVDRIDGTVTGTRHTAVDGELIPGRTAALLRA; encoded by the coding sequence ATGAGCCGCCCCGGCGCAGCCCCCACCATCCACGACGTCGCCGCGCGCGCGGGGGTCTCCAAGTCCGTCGTCTCGCGCGCCCTCTCCGGCGCGCCCGGCGTCGCCCCCGCCACCCAGCAGACGGTCCGCGACGCCGCGGCCGCGCTCGGCTACGTCGCCAACGCCCACGCGCGCGGGATGTCGGCGCACCGCACCCACACGCTCGGCGTCCTGGTCCGCGACGCGTCCACGCCCTTCTACGGGCACCTGCTCACGGCGCTGCAGCAGCGGGCGTCGGAGCGCGGGTACCGGGTCGTCACGGCGACGGGCTTCGGCGCGTTCGACGTGATGGAGGAGCGCAAGGCCCTCGAGACGCTCGTCTCGCTGCAGGTCGAGGGGCTCATCGTGTGCAGCGGCGCGCTCCCGGTCGCGGACATCCTGCCGTCCGCACTCCGGATCCCCACGGTCGTCGCCGGCCGCCCCGAGGTGGACGCGTCGCTCAGCAGCGTCTACTGCGACGAGACGGCGGGCGGCCGCGGTCTCGCCGACCACGTGGCGTCGCTCGGCCACCGCCGCGTCGCCGTCCTCACGCTCCCGCCCGCCATCTCCCTCACGATGTCCGCACGCACCCTCGCGATGCTCGACCGCCTCCGCGAGCTCGGCCTCGACGCCGTGCACGTGCGCGGGGAGGAGCACCGGGGCGGGCACATCGAGGGGGCGGACGGCATCGCGCAGGCGATCGTCGACGCGGGCGGCGTCACCGCGATCATGACCCCGAGCGACGGGTGGGCCCTCGCGATCCTCGACGGCCTCGGCCGCCGCGGCATCACCGCCCCCGACAGCGTCTCCATCACCGGCTACGACGGCCTGCCGCCCTTCACGAGCGCGCTCCTCGACTTCACCACGTGGCGCCAGCCCATCCCCGTCATCGGCGCCCTCGCCGTCGACGCCGTGGTCGACCGCATCGACGGCACCGTCACGGGCACCCGCCACACCGCGGTCGACGGCGAGCTGATCCCGGGCCGCACGGCCGCGCTCCTCCGCGCCTGA
- a CDS encoding amidohydrolase family protein, translating into MDHDAVDAARDARGGVWRVRELRLERIHRDVAVRIAGGRVTLADPAEEVLGRLDLAISDGVVDRHVHLGLVDRAALAASPVTAVVDLGWDPAEIARIAARPPEGVAVRYAGPFHTALGGYPSDRAWAPAAAVREVARAEDAAAAVAEARAGGSGAVKVVLHDGGPLLADDVLAALVDAAHAAGLPAAVHAEGQGQAARALRAGADVLVHVPWTERLDDATLRESVARDVLWISTLAIHDGADLATALENARRHVAVGGRIAYGTDLGNGDLPVGLNAREVELLGEVGLRGPALLEAVLGSAPGVIAHALASAEPLPSSADATAGELVSWLRGAHRLGAADLPRRG; encoded by the coding sequence ATGGACCACGACGCCGTCGATGCCGCGCGCGACGCCCGCGGGGGCGTGTGGCGCGTGCGGGAGCTGCGGCTCGAGCGGATCCACCGGGACGTGGCCGTGCGGATCGCCGGCGGTCGCGTGACGCTCGCCGACCCCGCAGAGGAGGTGCTCGGGCGGCTCGACCTGGCGATCAGCGACGGCGTGGTCGACCGGCACGTGCACCTCGGGCTCGTGGATCGCGCGGCGCTCGCCGCATCGCCCGTCACGGCCGTGGTCGACCTCGGGTGGGATCCAGCGGAGATCGCCCGCATCGCGGCCCGTCCGCCGGAGGGCGTGGCCGTCCGCTACGCGGGTCCGTTCCACACCGCCCTGGGCGGTTACCCGTCGGATCGGGCGTGGGCGCCGGCAGCCGCGGTGCGCGAGGTGGCGCGCGCGGAGGACGCGGCGGCGGCCGTCGCGGAGGCGAGGGCTGGCGGATCCGGCGCGGTGAAGGTCGTGCTGCACGACGGCGGACCGCTCCTCGCCGACGACGTGCTGGCCGCGCTCGTCGACGCCGCGCATGCCGCCGGCCTTCCCGCGGCCGTGCACGCGGAGGGCCAGGGGCAGGCGGCGCGCGCGCTCCGGGCGGGCGCCGACGTGCTCGTGCACGTGCCGTGGACCGAGCGGCTCGACGACGCCACGCTGCGGGAGTCCGTGGCGCGCGACGTGCTCTGGATCTCGACCCTGGCGATCCACGACGGCGCCGACCTCGCGACGGCCCTCGAGAACGCCCGGCGCCACGTCGCGGTCGGCGGCCGGATCGCGTACGGCACCGACCTCGGCAACGGCGACCTCCCCGTGGGCCTGAACGCGCGGGAGGTCGAGCTGCTCGGCGAGGTCGGGCTGCGGGGCCCGGCGCTGCTCGAGGCCGTGCTGGGCAGCGCGCCCGGCGTCATCGCGCACGCGCTGGCGAGCGCGGAGCCGCTGCCGTCGTCCGCCGACGCCACCGCAGGGGAGCTGGTCTCGTGGCTGCGCGGGGCGCACCGGCTGGGCGCGGCCGACCTGCCACGGCGGGGTTGA
- a CDS encoding ABC transporter ATP-binding protein codes for MTSPASTSPIARAADPDPAPASPAASALEARDITVAYGDTEVVHGAGLEIRPGCVTALVGPNGSGKSTLLRTMARLQAARSGSLVLREEGAEAGESDALDLSLRRFARRVALLTQGRPTPGGLSVRDVVEFGRYPHRGRFGGADPEGRAAVDRALDLTGLVALADRGVDQLSGGQLQRVWLASCLAQETGVLLLDEPTTYLDLRYQVELLDLVRDLADDASIAVGVVLHDLDQAAALADTVALLSDGRIVKTGTPSEVLTPDLLTEVYGIPVEVHADPTTGSLRTRAVARHHHRNERLHP; via the coding sequence GTGACCTCCCCCGCCTCGACCTCCCCGATCGCGCGCGCCGCGGACCCGGATCCGGCGCCGGCGTCACCCGCCGCATCCGCCCTCGAGGCCCGCGACATCACGGTCGCGTACGGCGACACGGAGGTCGTGCACGGTGCAGGGCTCGAGATCCGACCGGGCTGCGTCACCGCGCTCGTCGGGCCGAACGGCAGCGGGAAGTCGACGCTGCTGCGCACGATGGCCAGGCTCCAGGCGGCGCGCTCCGGGTCGCTCGTGCTGCGCGAGGAAGGCGCGGAGGCGGGCGAGTCCGACGCCCTCGACCTCTCCCTCCGCCGCTTCGCCCGCCGCGTCGCCCTCCTCACGCAGGGCCGGCCGACGCCCGGCGGCCTGAGCGTCCGCGACGTCGTCGAGTTCGGCCGCTACCCGCACCGCGGCCGCTTCGGCGGGGCGGATCCCGAGGGCAGGGCGGCGGTGGACCGCGCGCTCGACCTCACGGGCCTCGTCGCCCTCGCCGACCGGGGCGTCGACCAGCTCTCCGGCGGCCAGCTCCAGCGCGTGTGGCTCGCGAGCTGCCTCGCGCAGGAGACGGGCGTGCTGCTCCTCGACGAGCCGACCACGTACCTCGACCTCCGCTACCAGGTCGAGCTCCTCGACCTGGTGCGCGACCTCGCCGACGACGCATCGATCGCCGTCGGCGTCGTCCTCCACGACCTCGATCAGGCCGCCGCGCTCGCCGACACCGTCGCGCTGCTCTCCGACGGCCGGATCGTCAAGACCGGCACCCCATCCGAGGTGCTGACCCCCGACCTCCTCACCGAGGTCTACGGCATCCCCGTCGAGGTCCACGCGGACCCGACGACGGGCAGCCTGCGCACCCGCGCGGTCGCCCGCCACCACCACAGGAACGAGAGGCTCCACCCGTGA
- a CDS encoding iron-siderophore ABC transporter substrate-binding protein yields MITRRRTLAMTALAAATALTLTACGTTEEASTGAGATPAGEQITLTDGTGAEVTLDGPATKVVGTEWNVVENLVSLGVDPVGVADVAGYSAWSSAVPLVNEPADIGTRGEPSVETIASLAPDLIVATTDLPADAITQLKAIAPVLQVNSADGSKQIQQSEDNLELIAKATGTADKATEVIGAYDQAVADAKAKLDAAGLAGSRFLFADAYVDAGAVTIRPFGTGSLIGDVTTELGLENAWTGEVDPAYGLGSTDVEGLTTVGDVQFLYNSNSTQGDDPFASTLAGNAVWQSLPFVTAGDVHRMPDGIWAFGGPASMTAYAKAVSDLLAG; encoded by the coding sequence GTGATCACGAGACGACGAACCCTGGCGATGACCGCCCTCGCCGCCGCGACAGCGCTCACGCTGACCGCGTGCGGCACCACCGAGGAGGCGTCCACCGGCGCCGGGGCGACGCCGGCCGGCGAGCAGATCACGCTGACCGACGGCACCGGCGCGGAGGTCACGCTGGACGGGCCCGCGACCAAGGTCGTCGGCACCGAGTGGAACGTCGTGGAGAACCTCGTGTCGCTGGGCGTGGATCCCGTGGGCGTCGCGGACGTGGCCGGCTACAGCGCCTGGTCGTCCGCCGTCCCGCTCGTGAACGAGCCCGCCGACATCGGCACGCGCGGCGAGCCGAGCGTGGAGACCATCGCGTCGCTCGCGCCCGACCTCATCGTCGCGACCACCGACCTGCCGGCCGACGCGATCACGCAGCTGAAGGCCATCGCGCCCGTGCTTCAGGTGAACTCGGCCGACGGCAGCAAGCAGATCCAGCAGAGCGAGGACAACCTCGAGCTCATCGCGAAGGCGACGGGCACCGCGGACAAGGCGACCGAGGTCATCGGCGCATACGACCAGGCCGTCGCGGATGCCAAGGCGAAGCTCGACGCCGCCGGGCTCGCGGGCTCGAGGTTCCTGTTCGCGGACGCGTACGTGGACGCCGGCGCCGTCACCATCCGCCCGTTCGGGACGGGCTCGCTGATCGGCGACGTCACGACCGAGCTCGGCCTCGAGAACGCGTGGACGGGCGAGGTCGACCCCGCTTACGGCCTCGGATCCACCGACGTCGAGGGCCTCACGACCGTCGGCGACGTGCAGTTCCTCTACAACTCGAACTCCACGCAGGGCGACGACCCGTTCGCCTCCACGCTCGCGGGCAACGCCGTGTGGCAGTCGCTCCCGTTCGTGACCGCGGGCGACGTGCACCGCATGCCCGACGGCATCTGGGCGTTCGGCGGCCCGGCGTCGATGACGGCGTACGCGAAGGCCGTGTCCGACCTGCTGGCCGGCTGA
- a CDS encoding iron ABC transporter permease has protein sequence MTAPVRTAPPSADAPPVSPAAAAIPDPAPSLAAVTRADGAGRIPVRAVAVVALLALVVAVLAVIDVTQGTAAVGPREVWQALTGRATPGDASVVVASRLPRMAAGILVGLALGAAGAALQTVSRNVLASPDTLAVNAGAHAALAVAAVTGLTLPALAGAGVAFVGGLVAAAVVLAVSGLGSGTVRLVLAGSALALGLGSVTSALLLLFPQQTSGLYRWGQGGIGQNGFDAVAQMAPVVVLALGILLLITRRLDALGLGDDAARSLGVHVRATRVIAVIASVLLAAAAVTVAGPIGFVGLYAPAFVRPLRRLVPGVRRSWVFIPVAGLMGAAVVLLADVLLRAVVGAEASVAVPTGLVTSLIGAVVLVVLAVRTRDSATPAPTERHGVITRRRAALVVGALVAVLVGLLIASVLLGDAKLLLGDVVNGIRGTAGPVVSYVLDTRVPRVLAAVLAGAALALAGVLVQAVTRNPLADPAILGVSGGAGLGAVLFVTTAPLASGWGIAGAAGLGALAAAAVVFGLAARGGFPQNRLVLIGVGVSAGTAAAISMIIVLTDPFNGAKALTWLSGSTYGRGFDDALPVLVALVLAVAVAAPRHRMLDLVTLDDDTPRLLGVSLVRSRLLALSVAVVLTATAVAAVGVIGFVGLVAPHAARALVGSRHARVVPVAILLGAALVTLADLLGRTVIAPGQLGAGLVTALVGTPYFVWLLWRGRASRGR, from the coding sequence ATGACCGCTCCCGTCCGCACCGCGCCCCCGTCGGCCGACGCGCCTCCCGTGTCCCCCGCGGCGGCGGCGATCCCGGATCCCGCCCCGTCGTTGGCCGCGGTCACGCGCGCCGACGGGGCCGGTCGGATCCCGGTGCGGGCGGTCGCGGTCGTCGCCCTCCTCGCGCTGGTCGTGGCGGTGCTCGCGGTGATCGACGTCACCCAGGGCACCGCCGCCGTCGGCCCGCGCGAGGTGTGGCAGGCGCTCACCGGGCGGGCGACGCCGGGCGACGCGTCCGTCGTGGTCGCGTCGCGGCTGCCGCGCATGGCCGCGGGGATCCTCGTGGGCCTCGCCCTCGGCGCGGCCGGCGCCGCCCTGCAGACCGTGAGCCGCAACGTGCTCGCCTCGCCCGACACCCTCGCCGTGAACGCGGGCGCGCACGCGGCGCTGGCGGTCGCGGCGGTCACCGGGCTCACGCTGCCGGCGCTCGCGGGCGCGGGCGTCGCCTTCGTGGGCGGGCTGGTCGCGGCGGCGGTCGTGCTCGCGGTCTCGGGCCTCGGATCCGGCACCGTGCGCCTCGTGCTCGCGGGCAGCGCGCTCGCGCTCGGCCTCGGATCCGTCACCAGCGCGCTCCTCCTCCTCTTCCCGCAGCAGACCAGCGGCCTCTACCGCTGGGGCCAGGGCGGCATCGGCCAGAACGGCTTCGACGCCGTCGCGCAGATGGCGCCCGTGGTGGTGCTCGCGCTCGGGATCCTGCTGCTCATCACGCGCCGACTCGACGCGCTCGGGCTCGGCGACGACGCCGCCCGGAGCCTCGGCGTCCACGTACGGGCGACCCGCGTGATCGCCGTGATCGCCTCGGTGCTGCTCGCCGCGGCGGCCGTGACGGTCGCCGGGCCCATCGGCTTCGTCGGCCTGTACGCGCCCGCGTTCGTGCGGCCGCTGCGGCGGCTCGTGCCGGGCGTCCGGCGCTCGTGGGTCTTCATCCCCGTCGCCGGGCTCATGGGCGCGGCCGTCGTGCTGCTCGCCGACGTGCTGCTGCGCGCGGTCGTCGGCGCCGAGGCGTCGGTCGCCGTGCCGACCGGGCTCGTCACCTCCCTCATCGGCGCGGTCGTGCTCGTGGTCCTCGCCGTGCGCACCCGCGACAGCGCCACGCCCGCGCCCACCGAGCGCCACGGCGTGATCACCCGCCGTCGTGCCGCGCTCGTGGTCGGCGCACTGGTCGCCGTGCTCGTCGGGCTGCTGATCGCCTCCGTGCTCCTCGGCGACGCGAAGCTGCTCCTCGGCGACGTCGTCAACGGGATCCGCGGCACCGCCGGCCCCGTCGTCAGCTACGTGCTCGACACCCGCGTGCCGCGCGTGCTCGCCGCCGTGCTGGCGGGTGCGGCGCTCGCGCTCGCGGGCGTGCTCGTGCAGGCCGTGACCCGGAATCCGCTGGCGGATCCCGCGATCCTCGGCGTCTCGGGCGGCGCGGGGCTCGGCGCCGTGCTGTTCGTGACGACCGCGCCGCTCGCGTCCGGATGGGGCATCGCGGGCGCGGCCGGGCTCGGCGCGCTCGCGGCCGCGGCCGTCGTCTTCGGGCTCGCGGCGCGCGGCGGCTTCCCGCAGAACCGCCTCGTGCTCATCGGCGTCGGCGTCTCGGCGGGCACGGCGGCGGCCATCAGCATGATCATCGTGCTCACCGACCCGTTCAACGGCGCGAAGGCGCTCACGTGGCTGTCCGGATCCACCTACGGGCGCGGGTTCGACGACGCCCTGCCCGTGCTCGTCGCCCTCGTGCTCGCGGTGGCGGTCGCGGCGCCGCGGCACCGGATGCTGGATCTCGTCACCCTCGACGACGACACCCCGCGCCTCCTCGGCGTCTCGCTCGTCCGCTCGCGCCTGCTCGCGCTCTCGGTCGCGGTCGTCCTCACGGCGACCGCGGTCGCGGCGGTGGGCGTGATCGGCTTCGTCGGCCTGGTCGCGCCGCACGCGGCCCGCGCGCTCGTCGGATCCCGCCACGCGCGCGTCGTGCCCGTCGCGATCCTGCTGGGCGCCGCCCTCGTGACCCTCGCCGACCTGCTCGGCCGCACCGTGATCGCCCCGGGCCAGCTCGGCGCCGGCCTCGTGACCGCGCTGGTCGGCACGCCGTACTTCGTGTGGCTGCTGTGGCGCGGGCGGGCGTCCCGCGGGCGGTAG